The following DNA comes from Candidatus Neomarinimicrobiota bacterium.
AATGTTTGAAACTGATCCAACACCTGTGCAAAAGATAGATATTTTGAAAAAATCTTTATCTCAATAAAATTAATACTTGACTGAAGCTGTCACATATTATATATTGCATATTGGTTGATATGGTTAGAGTAAGGATAGATAAGATAGTATTTTACCCTCCGAGTAAAGGATATGCAATTATCCTGAGGGAGATTTCCGGATTTAGACAATTACCTATAATTGTAGGGGTTTTCGAAGCACAGGCAATAGCTCTTTCTTTAGAAAAGGTTACAATGCCGAGACCTCTTAGTCATGATCTTTTCATCAACATTTTGAAATCTCTTGATGCGGAAATAAAAGAGGTGATTGTTACTGATCTGATCGAAGGGACATTTTATGCTAAGGTAATAATAGAAAGAATGTATGATGGAGCTATTTTTGAAATTGATTCGCGACCAAGCGATTCTATAGCTTTAGCGTTGAGAGCAAATGCTCCGATTTACGTTGAAGAAAAGGTAATGAGAGAGGCTGGACAGCTGGTAAGAAGGAAAAAATATGAGGATAACATACAAAATATGGAAGAGATTGAA
Coding sequences within:
- a CDS encoding bifunctional nuclease family protein, giving the protein MVRVRIDKIVFYPPSKGYAIILREISGFRQLPIIVGVFEAQAIALSLEKVTMPRPLSHDLFINILKSLDAEIKEVIVTDLIEGTFYAKVIIERMYDGAIFEIDSRPSDSIALALRANAPIYVEEKVMREAGQLVRRKKYEDNIQNMEEIESDDKLSKIFELQLKLQKAIDEENYELAAKIRDEINKLEKESEKN